The Pseudomonas extremaustralis genome contains a region encoding:
- a CDS encoding ABC transporter permease subunit: MFSFIARRLGLLIPTFFGITLLTFALIRMIPGDPVEVMMGERRVDPEMHAQAMERLGLNKPLYAQYLDYVGKLAHGDLGESLRTRTSVWTEFTALFPATLELSMAALLFAGILGLLAGVIAALKRGSLFDHGVMGISLAGYSMPIFWWGLILIMFFSVSLGWTPVSGRIDLLYDIEPRTGFMLIDTLLADEPDAFFDALHHLILPAIVLGTIPLAVIARMTRSSMLEVLREDYIRTAKAKGLSPARVVFVHGLRNALIPVLTVVGLQVGTLLAGAVLTETIFSWPGIGKWLIEAIGARDYPVVQNGILLIACLVILVNFVVDILYGFANPRIRHQR; encoded by the coding sequence ATGTTTAGTTTTATTGCCCGCCGATTGGGGTTATTGATCCCCACCTTCTTCGGCATCACGTTGCTGACGTTTGCGTTGATTCGCATGATTCCCGGCGACCCCGTCGAAGTCATGATGGGCGAACGGCGCGTCGACCCCGAGATGCATGCACAGGCAATGGAACGCCTTGGCCTTAACAAGCCGCTGTACGCCCAATACCTGGACTATGTGGGCAAGCTCGCCCACGGCGATCTTGGCGAATCCCTGCGTACGCGCACCAGCGTGTGGACCGAGTTCACCGCGCTCTTCCCGGCGACCCTGGAGCTGTCCATGGCCGCCCTGTTGTTCGCCGGCATCCTGGGCCTGTTGGCGGGGGTGATCGCGGCACTCAAGCGAGGATCGCTGTTCGACCACGGGGTCATGGGCATTTCCCTCGCGGGCTATTCGATGCCGATCTTCTGGTGGGGCCTGATCCTGATCATGTTCTTCTCGGTGAGCCTGGGCTGGACCCCAGTGTCCGGGCGGATCGACCTGCTCTACGACATCGAGCCGCGCACCGGCTTCATGCTGATCGACACCCTGCTGGCCGACGAGCCGGACGCGTTCTTCGACGCCCTGCACCACCTGATCCTGCCGGCCATCGTGCTCGGCACCATTCCGCTGGCGGTGATCGCGCGGATGACCCGCTCGTCGATGCTCGAAGTGCTGCGCGAAGACTACATCCGCACCGCCAAGGCCAAAGGCCTGTCGCCGGCGCGCGTGGTGTTCGTCCATGGCCTGCGCAACGCGCTGATCCCAGTGCTGACCGTAGTCGGCCTGCAAGTCGGCACCCTGCTGGCCGGCGCCGTGTTGACCGAAACCATCTTCTCGTGGCCCGGCATCGGCAAATGGCTGATCGAAGCCATTGGCGCGCGGGACTACCCGGTGGTGCAAAACGGCATTCTGCTGATCGCCTGCCTGGTGATCCTGGTGAACTTCGTGGTGGATATCCTCTACGGCTTCGCCAACCCACGCATCCGTCACCAGCGCTGA